GCGATGGCGTCCACGATGCCCTCGGGCGTTCCCGGGGTCGGCACTTTATGGGTCGAGAGGATGTTGCCTTCCTCGTCGACCACGCCGGCCGCGATCTTCGTGCCGCCGATATCGACGCCGATGGTGAGTCCCATGAATCCCTCAGTTTCGGTCGAGCCCCGCTACGGCCAACCGTACCCGAGCCCCTGCCGTCAGGGGGTTTCAGTCCAGGTCGATGCGTTCGCCGGGGCCGGTGTCGTCACCGCGGTCGTCGAGGTCGCGCGGGTTCGCGTTCCGGGCCGTCCAGCGCTGCTCCTGCGCCTGGACCGCGGAACGGTACGCGGCGAGTAGCTCGCCTCCCGCGGCGGCGAGGTGGTCGAAGACGTCCGGGTTGCGTTCGATCACGGGCTCGACGGCGGCCCTGGCCTGCTGGACGACCTGCTTGACCACCTGCTGGGCGGCGGGTCCGGCGATGCCGCCGAGGAGCGGGGACTGAAGGCCGGACAGCTTTTCGGCGACGTTGTCCACGAGCTTGCGCAGTTCTTCGGCGGCCGAGCCCGGGGGCGGGCCGTACTGGGTGCGGCGGCGGGCCTTCTCCGCCGCGAGGTCCTCGGCGCACGCCGTCGACCACGCGTCGGCGTCGGTCGCCCGTACCTCGTCCACGGCGTCCACGGTCTCGTGATCGTCGGCGTCGGACGCGGGGAGCTCTTCGCTCATGACGGACTCCTGACTACGGTTCGTCCCTACGACGTTACCCGAATGGGCGTACGCGGTTCACGGGGTCCGGGGCCACAGTTCCGGGTCCGGCTCGAACCGGATCCGCAGCTCGCCCTCGCGCAGCGCGGCACCGGCGACGGTGCAGCGGCGCAGGGCGGAGGGCAGGGGCACGATCCGGCGGAACTGCCCCGCGCTGACGACGAGTTCGTCGCCGCGCCGGACCAGGTCCAGTTCCTCGCGTATCGCGCCGGGCAGCGGGATGTGCCACACCAGCACCCCGTCCTCGGCGAGCTGGTCGATGACGGGCCACTCGACGGTGGAGCTCGTGCCGTTGACCTCGGACACGGAGAGGGCCGTGAGGTCGTCGGCGCCGCGCGGATCGTGGCCGAGGTGCCGGACGGCACGGACGTCGTACGACTCCTGCCACTCCTCCAGGGTCTTGCGCTGCTGGGCGACCAGGGCGGCGGGCCACTCCTGCGGTACGACGCGGTTGGCGACCAGGGTGTCGGGGCGCAGACCGCGCAGGGCGAGGGCGAGCCCGGCGGACCGCACGGCGTCGGCACCGGCGGGGCCGGGCTCCGCCACCAGCCGCAGGACGCAGTGCCGGTCGGCGAGGACGGCCTCGACCGCGCCGAGTTCGGTGTCCCAGCGGGCGGCGGTCTCGTACAGCCACTCCGAGGGCATGGGGATACCGGCGAGCCGGCCGAGCACGGGGCGCAGGCCCGCGGCCGCCTGGCGCTCCGCCGGAAGCAGGCGGCGCAGGTAACGGCGGAGTTCCTCGGGCAGGGAGAGCAGGGCGAGGGCCTGCTGGGTGGGCGGAAGGTCCACGACGAGCAGGTCGTGCCGCTCGGAGAGCGCCGCGTCGCGCAGGGCGCGGAGCAGGGTGAGTTCCTCGGCACCGGGGAGGGGGGTGACCTCCTCCGGGTCCAGCCGGGAGGCACCGAGCAGGTCGAGCACCTTGGCGGCACGGTCCTGGAACCCGGCGAGATCGTCCCGGAAACCGGCGGTGGCGTCGGGGCGCCAGGCGGTGAGACGGGGGGCGACCTGCACGGGGGCCGCTCCGGTGGGTACGCCGAGAAGGGTGCCGAGGGTGTCGGTGCGGTCGGCGGAGAGGACGAGGGTGCGGGTGCCCTCTCGGACGGCGGTGAGCGCGGTGGCGGCAGCGACGGTCGTACGTCCGCTGCCGCCTGGCCCGGTGATCAGGATGGTGCGCATAGGCGTGAACCGTAACTCACGCCGCGGTTCACCCCGGTTGTGCGGTGTCACGGCTGCGGGCCGGTGGCGGGCCGTACCCACCTGGGGCGCGGGGAACTGCGCGACCAGCCCCCACCGGCCCGCAGCCGACAGCGAACCGGCGAAGCCCTACTTCCCCGCTTCCACCCGCTTCTTCAGCCCGGCCAGCGCCCGGTCGATGATGACCTTCTCCGCCTTGCGCTTGATCATCCCCAGCATCGGGATCTTGACGTCGACCGTCAGCAGATACGTGACCTCGGTCGCCCCGGCCCCGGCCGGCTTCAGCACGTACGACCCGTCGAGCGACCGCAGCATCTGGGACTTCACCAGCGTCCAGGACACCTCGTTGTCCCCGGTCCAGCTGTACCCGAGTACCTGGTCGTCCTTGATCGCCCCCGCGTCCATGACGAGCCGGACCTGCTCGGCGCGCCCCTGAGCGTCGGTCGCCAGCACCTCCGCCTGCTTCACCTCACCGGTCCAGTCCGGATAGCGGGCGAAGTCGGCGATCACCGCCATGACGTCGGCCGGTGCCGCCTCGATCGTGATGCTCGAGCTGGTGTGTTCCGCCATCGCGGTGGCTCCTCCAGATGCGGGCCGGTAAGAAAGATCCCGGACAAGGAGATCCCGGTCCGAGACCGTCATACGCACGTGTGTGCAGCGTGAAGGCTACCGCGCACGTGAACGCCCGACTTCACCCCCACCGGCCTCGGTGCCTCACCATTCCAACGCCCACGGCTTCCCGCTCCCCGCGAAGTGCCCCACGTTCACGCACTCGGTCGCCCCGATCCGCATCCGGCGGGCGAGCGGCTGGTGGACGTGACCGAACAGCGAGTAGCGGGGGCGGGTGCGGTGGATGGCGGCCAGCAGCGCCCGGCTCCCCCGTTCGAACCGCCGCGCCACCGTGTCGTAGACCAGCTCCGGCACCTCCGGCGGGATGTGCGTGCACAGGACGTCGACCTCGCCGACCGCCTCGATCTTCGCTGCGTACTCCTCGTCGCTGATCTCGTAGGGCGTGCGCATCGGTGTCCGCAGCCCGCCGCCGACGAAGCCGAAGACCCGTCCCCCGATCTCCACCCGCTCGCCGTCGAGCACGGTCGTGCCGGGCCCGGCGTACTCCGGCCAGAGCGACGGCATATCGACATTGCCGTAGGTCGCGTACGTCGGTGTCGGGAAGGCCGCGAACATCTCGGCGTACTGCTTGCGCACCGCCTTCTCGATCACGGGGGCGCGGTCCGCGCCGATCCCGCCCCAGAGCCGGGCCCCGAGCTCCCGCGCCTCCTCGAAGCGGCGGGCGGTGCGCAGTTCCACGATCAGGTCGGCGTTCTCCACGCCGAACAGGTCGGGGAAGATCCCGCGCGAGTGGTCGGCGTAGTCGAGGAAAAGGACGAGGTCACCCAGGCAGATCAGGGCGTCGGCGCCCTCGCCGGCGCCGGCCAGGTCACGGGCGTTGCCGTGGACGTCGCTGACCACGTGGACACGGGTTCGGCCGTTACCGGCGGGTGTGGGTGCCATGACGATCAAGGGTAAGCGTGTGGGGCAAACGTGAACAGTGGCGACGGGACCTGCGGTTACTGGCCAGTCAGTAAGTAGGTGGACTAGTCTTCGTGGGAGAACCCCCATCCGTGTGACGCGGCGAACATCTCGCCCGGCCCCCCTGTCGAAGAGGCCATACCGGCGGGTAACGTCCGGGCAGTCCAGCCGTGCTCAGGATTTCAACCAGTGGCTGAAACCACTGGGGACCCCGAGCACTGCCCGAGCCGTGGACCGCACCGTCGCATCGCACAACGTCGTGGCGCCGGCGCCCTATGAGGAGCAGCAGTCTTGCGCGAGTTCAGCCTTCCGGCTTTGTACGAGGTCCCTGCGGACGGCAATCTCACCGACATCGTCCGGAGAAACGCCGCGCAGCACCCCGATGTCGCCGTCATCGCCCGCAAGGCGGGCGGCCAGTGGCAGGACGTGACCGCCACGGTCTTCCTGGCCGAGGTGCACGCCGCCGCCAAGGGGCTCATCGCCTCCGGCGTCCAGCCGGGCGACCGGGTCGGTCTGATGTCCCGTACCCGCTACGAGTGGACGCTGCTCGACTTCGCGATCTGGAGCGCGGGCGCGGTCACCGTGCCGGTGTACGAGACCAGCTCGGCCGAGCAGATCCAGTGGATCCTCTCCGACTCGGGCGCGACCGCCTGCGTCGTGGAGCTGGACGGCCACGCCGCGGCCGTCGAATCGGTGCGCGAGGGTCTGCCCGCGCTCAAGCACGTCTGGCAGATCGAGGGCGGCGGGGTCGAGGCACTGGGCCGCGCGGGCAAGGACATCAGCGACGCGGCCGTCGAGGAGCGCAGCTCGCTGGCGAAGGCCGACGACCCGGCGACCATCGTGTACACGAGTGGCACCACCGGCCGCCCCAAGGGCTGCGTGCTCACCCACCGCAGCTTCTTCGCCGAGTGCGGCAACATCGTGGAGCGGCTGCGCCCGCTGTTCCGCACCGGCGAGTGCTCGGTGCTGCTCTTCCTGCCGCTCGCGCACGTCTTCGGGCGGCTCGTGCAGATCGCGCCGATGATGGCGCCGATCAAGCTGGGCATGGTCCCGGACATCAAGAACCTCACCGACGAGCTGGCGTCCTTCCGGCCGACGCTGATCCTGGGCGTCCCGCGTGTCTTCGAGAAGGTCTACAACTCGGCGCGCGCCAAGGCGCAGGCGGACGGCAAGGGCAAGATCTTCGACAAGGCCGCCGACACGGCGATCGCCTACAGCAGGGCCCTGGACACCCCGTCGGGTCCGTCCCTCGGCCTGAAGATCAAATACAGGACCTTCGACAAACTCGTCTACAGCAAGCTGCGCGCGGTCCTCGGCGGCAAGGGCGAGTACGCCATCTCCGGCGGTGCCCCGCTGGGCGAGCGACTCGGGCACTTCTTCCGCGGCATCGGCTTCACGGTCCTGGAGGGCTACGGCCTGACCGAGTCCTGTGCCGCGACCGCCTTCAACCCCTGGGACCGCACGAAGATCGGCACGGTCGGGCAGCCGCTGCCCGGTTCGGTGATCCGGATCGCGGACGACGGCGAGGTGCTGCTGCACGGCGAGCACCTGTTCAAGGGCTACTGGAACAACGAGGCCGCCACGGCCGAGGCGCTGATGGACGGCTGGTTCCACACCGGGGACATCGGCACCCTCGACGAGGACGGCTACCTCCGCATCACCGGGCGCAAGAAGGAGATCATCGTCACCGCGGGCGGCAAGAACGTCGCCCCGGCCGTGATCGAGGACCGTATCCGGGCACACGCGCTGGTGGCCGAGTGCATGGTGGTGGGCGACGGGCGGCCGTTCGTGGGCGCGCTGATCACCATCGACGACGAGTTCCTGGGCCGGTGGGCCGACGAGCACGGCAAGCCGGCGGGTTCCACCGCGGCGTCGCTGGCCGGGGACGCGGACCTGAACGCGGCGATCCAGGCCGCGATCGACGACGGCAACGCCGCGGTGTCGAAGGCGGAATCGGTGCGGAAGTTCCGCATTCTGTCCTCCCAGTTCACGGAGGAGACGGGCCACCTGACGCCGTCGCTGAAGCTCAAGCGGAACGTGGTGGCGAAGGACTACGCGGACGAGATCGAGGCGATCTACGCGAAGTAGTACGCCCTCTCGCAGCAGGTCATGGCGCGGTGTCCTCGGCGAGGACCCGCGCCATGGTGCGTTCGGCGAGCGCGGTGATGGTGACGAACGGATTCACCCCGATGTTGCCGGGGATCAGCGAGCCGTCGGTGACGTACAGCTTCGAATAGCCCTTCACCCGGCCGTAGTTGTCGGTTGCCTTTCCCAGTACGCAGCCTCCCAGCGGGTGGTAGGTGAAGTCGTCGGCGAAGACTCTGCTGGGGGATCCGAAGAGGTCGTACCGGTAGATGGTCGAGTTGGCGGAGTTGATCCGGTCGAAGAGCTTCTTGGCCATGCCGGAGGAGACCGCGCTCTGCGCCGCGCTCCAGTCGAGGCCCAGCCCGCCGCTGCCGTACGAGAACCTGGCGCGCTGCGGGTTCTTGGTGATCGCCAGATAGAGGCTGACCCAGTGTTCCAGTCCCGTGGGCAGCGGGGCGATCTCCGCGAAGACGGGGTTGTCGGTGTTGGCCCAGTCGTCGATGCCCATGACCGGCATGGTCGACTGGTTGGCGCCGACGGTGTCCCACAGGTGGTTGGCGCGCCCGAGCATCGTGTTGCCGTTGGGTCCCCAGCCGGCCCCGACGCTCGTGTCCAGTGCCGGGAGCGTCCCCGACTGCTTTGACCGGAGCAGGAGTTCACTGGTCCCGAGGCTGCCGCCGCCGAGGAACAGATAGGTGCAGCCGTACTGCTTGGTCTCCACGACCGCGCCGGTGTCGTCGACGCGTTCGGCGCTCAGCACCCAACTGCCGTTGCTCGCCCGGCTGATGCCGGTGACCTTCTCCATGGTGTGGATGGTGACGTTGCCGGTGCCGAGCGCGGACGCCAGATACGTCTTGTCGAGGCTCTTCTTGCCGTAGTTGTTGCCGTAGATGACCTCCTGGCCGAGGGCGGACTTGGTGGCGGTGCCGGCGGCCTCGCGCTGCATGTAGCCGAAGTCGTAGACGCTGGGCACGAAGGTGGTCTTGAGGCCGGTGTTGGTGGCGTGCTTCCGGGAGACCCGGGTGAACTGGTACCACTCGGTCGACTCGAACCAGGCCGGGTCGACCGTGTTGACGCCGAGCATGGCGCGGGCGCGTGGGAAGTACGTGCTGTACATCTCCGCGGTGTCGACGGTCGGGAACTGCTCGGCGAAGTAGGTCTGGAGCGGGGTGACCGCCATCGAGCCGTTGACGAGGGAGCCGCCGCCGACGCCGCGGCCCACGAAGACGGACATGTTGGAGAAGTGCACCCGGTCCAGGACGCCGGGGTAGGGGTTGATGTCCTTGTTGACGACGTCCAGCCACAGGAAGCTGGCCAGCGGGGCCTCGGTGCGGGTGCGGAACCACATGGAGCGCTGGTCGGGGTTGGCGGTGTTGCAGAAGACCTTGCCGTCGGGCCCGGCGGTGTTCCAGAGCCGGCCCATCTCGAGGACGAGGGTGCGGATGCCTGCCTGGCCGAGGCGGAGGGCGGCGACGGAGGCGCCGTAGCCGGAGCCGACGACGATCGCGGGTGCGGATTCGACCGCGGCGGGCTCGTCCGCCCGGGCCGACTGGAGCCCGACGCGGGTGAAGCCGAGAGTGGCCGCCGTCTGAAGAGCGGCCATACCAAGGATCTGACGTCTACTCAGCTGACGCTGTATCAGTTTTCCTGTCATGCGCGCAGCATCGGCGGATTATCCGCCTCCGGCTATAGCAACGTCTTCAACTTTTCCGCCAACAAATCCCATCGCCACTTCTCTTCGACCCACTCCCGTCCCCGCTCCCCCATCCGCCTCCGCAGTTCCGCGTCGCCGAGGAGGACGACGATCCGCTCGGCGGCCTCCTCGACCGAACCGCCGCGCACGACCCAGCCGGTCTCACCGTCGAGCACGGCGTCCGGGGCGCCTCCGGAGTCCCCGGCGACGACGGGCAGTCCGGTCGCGGAGGCCTCCAGATAGACGATCCCGAGCCCCTCGACATCGAGCCCGCCCCGCCGCGTCCGGCACGGCATGGCGAACACGTCCCCGGCGCCGTAGTGCGCGGGCAGTTCGGCCCAGGGCACGGCTCCGGTGAAGCGCACGGAGTCGGCGACCCCGGTCTCCCGGGCGAGCCTGCGCAACTCCTTCTCGTACGGCCCGCCGCCGACGATCAGCAGGACGGCGTCGGGCTCCTGCACGAGAATCCGCGGCATGGCGAGGATCAGCGTGTCCTGCCCCTTGCGCGGCACCAGCCGCGAGACACACACCACCACCGGCCGGTCCGTCAGCCCCAGCCGCGCCCGCACGGCCTCGCCGCCCGACCCGGGGTGGAAGGTCTTCTCGTCGACCCCGGGCGGCAACTGCACCATCCGCCCGGCGGCCCGCGCCGTCAGCGCCCCGGCGATCCGCGAGCGCGTGTACTCGCCGAGGTAGGTGACGGTGTCCGTCGACTCCCCGATCCGCCTCAACAGCTGCCGTGCGGCGGGCAGTTGGGCCCACCCCGCCTCGTGCCCGTGGGTCGTGGCGACCAGCCGCTCGGCACCCGCCCGCCTGAGCGCCGGTGCCATCAGCCCGAGCGGCGCGGCCGCCCCGAACCACACCGACGTACAGCCGTGTTCACGCAGCAGCCCGACGGCCTTGCGGGTGGTCCCGGGCGTCGGCAGCAGCATGGTCGTCGAGTCCCGTACGACGGTGAAGGGCTGCTCGGCGTCGAAGGCGGCGGTGGCCTCCACGCCCTCCCGGCCGCGCTTCCAGGTGGAGGCGAGGACGACGAGGCGCTCGGGGTCGAGCCGCAGCGCCATGTTGTGCAGGAACGCCTGGATGCCACCGGGGCGGGGCGGGAAGTCGTTCGTCACGATCAGGGTCTTGTGCATCGCCGCAGACCCTACCGAACCGGCTGCTCACAGCCGGGCACGGCCGCGTTTATGGCACCCTCACAGGAGGGCGGGACATCATGTTCCCCTCAAGGTGCGGATGAGAACGGCAGGGGATCACGTGGAGACGAAGGCCGGGCGGCGGTCTCTGACCGGACTGCTGCTGACCTGGGGCGTGACCAGGCTGTTGCTCCTGCTGTGGGTCTACAAGGTGTACGTCTTCCCGGGCCCGGACGTCACCAGTGACGTGTCGGTCATCTACCAGGGCTGGTACGACGTCCTGCGCACCGGAACGTTCCCGCAGTCCGACGTGACCTGGCAGTATCCGCCCGCCGCGGCCCTCGCGATCCTCTCTCCCGCCCTGCTGCCCTTCCTGGAGTACACACAGGCATTCTTCCTGATCGCCTTCGCCGCCGACCTGGTCGTCCTGCTCCTGCTGCTGTACGCGGGCCGGCGCCCCGGGCGGCGGTTGCGGGGGGCCTGGGTGTGGGTGGCGGGCGTACCCCTGCTCGGCCCGACCGTCTACTCCCGCTACGACGTGATGGTGACCGCGGTGGCGGTCGCCGCGGTGCTCGCCGCCGCCCGGCATCCGCGGGTGGCGGGGGCGCTGGTGGGCTTCGGGGCACTGCTGAAGGTGTGGCCGGCGCTGATCCTCGTCGGGATCCGCAGGCGCAGCGTCTGGGCCTCGGCCGCGGTGACGGTCGCGGTCGTGGCCGGACTGTTCTCCGTCGCGATGCCCGGGGCCTTCGCCTTCCTGAACTTCCAGCGGGAGCGGGGCACCGAGGTGGAGTCGCTGGGCTCCCTGGTCTTCCACATCGCCCGCCACTACGGCTGGAACGGCTCCGTCCTGCTCAACTACGGCTCGGTCGAGTTCCTCGGCCCCTGGGTGACCCTCGTCAGCACGGCCGCGATCACCCTGACCGGCATGGCCTTCGGTCTGCTGCTGCTGTGGCGGCTGACGGCCACCCGGTTCGAAGCGCACACGGCGGCCGACGCGGCGCTGGTGGCGGTGCTGATGTTCACCACCACCAGCCGGGTGATCAGCCCGCAGTACATGGTGTGGCTGGTCGGCCTGGCCGCGGTGTGCCTGTGCTTCCGCGCCAGCGGGATGGGCGTGCCGGCCGCGCTGGTGCTGACGGCGTGCTTCGTCACGGTCCTGGAGTTCCCGATCTGGTTCGCGGACGTCGTGGGCAGCACCCCGCGCGGCATCGCCCTCCTGTTCGTCCGCAACGGCCTGCTGGTCCTCGCCACCGTCATCGGCATGCGCGAACTGTGGAGGGCGACGGTCCCGACGCCGGCCCCGGCGCTCCCGGCCCCGGATCAGACCGAGGCCCCGGCCCAGGAGGCCTCCGCGTCGTCCTGAACCGGACTGTCCGCCCCCGACGGCGGACTGGCCCTACGGCACCTGTTTCGCCCGCGGAGGCCGTCGAGTCGCCCGGTCAGCCGAGCTGAGTGCGCAGGTACTGCCGCCACTCCGCGGTGAAGTCGGCGAGGTCGGTGTCGAGCACCTTCGCCAGGGCCCCCTCGACCGCGCCCGGCCGCTTCCCGTGGGCACCCACGGCCCGGTAGAACTCGCCCAGCTTCGCCTCGCCCCACCGGTCCGCGATCATCCGGCAGGCCATCCAGCCGCCCTCGTAGGACAGCGCGAGCCCGGTCGCGGTGCCGCTGAAGCCGAAGTCCGCGTCGGACGGCAGGGCTGCCGGGACCCGGCGCTCGGCAACGGCCTCCCCCAGCTCCGGCGCGGCCTCGGCCGGGGTGCGCCCGGTACCGCGGTAGCCGACCCAGTCCGCGTACCCCTCGGACAGCCACAGCGGGGTCGCGGCGGAGGTGTCGGCGCGGGTGGCGACGTGGGTGGTCTCGTGGGTGAGCACGACCTGCCGGCCCAGGGTGCCGAGGAGGCCGTACGCGTCGGGGTTGACGATGATCCGGTCCGCGGGCGCCTGCGCGGGGGCGCCCGTCTCGCCGGTGGTGACGGCGGCGATCCCGCGGTACGAGGAGGCGGGCGAGCCGAGCAGGCCGGCCATGCCCTCCAGGGACTTCGGTACGAGCACGACGACATGGCGGGACCACGCGGTGCCCCAGGCGTCCGACACGGCCGGCACCGCCCGGTCGGCCAGCTCCGCGAAGGTGTGCAGCTTCTCGCCGGACTGTCCGACGCCGAGGACCAGGCTGCGCTTCCCCCTGACCACGGTCACCTCACCCTGGTCCCACAGCTGTTGCGAGGCCTTCGTGGCGGGCTTCTCACTGACGACGTACCACTGACCGGACGCGTCCAGGGAGAGGTCCAGGACGCGGGCGGCGGTGACCGGGGCCCGGTCGTAGCCCTGGACCTGGTAGCGCAGTTCGGCGTCGGCGGTGGCCGTGGAGCCGTCGCGGTGCACGCCGGTGACCTTGTAGGACCAGGTGGCGAGCGGTACCGCGCTGACGTCCTGGAACCAGCCCGCGGCACCGGTCTCGGCTATCGCCGCACTGTCCCGGTCCAGGACCGCGGCTGCCCTCCGGTCGAGGACGTGCTGTACGTCGGCCCTCGCGGTGTCGGCGGCCGTCGGCCTGCCGCCGCACGCCACGAGGGAGACGAGCAGCAGGCACACCACCACGGCACCGTGTCCCGACGCCCGCCTTCGACCAGCCATGTTTCCCGATCGTACGGGCTCACGGGTTCCCGGTCAGGGGCGCGTGACCGTCGCGCCCGGCATCATGCCCACCGGGTCGTAGCGGACCGGGGCGCCGGGGTAGGGGGCGTGGACGACCTGGCCGTTGCCGACGTACATGCCGACGTGACTGGCGTCGCCCCGGTAGGTGACCAGGTCGCCGGGCCGGGCCTCGGAGAGCGGGACCTGGCGGCCCGCGTAGCGCTGGGCCTGCGAGGTGCGTGGCAGGGAGACCCCGGCCTGGGCGTACGACCACTGCATCAGGCCCGAACAGTCGAAGGCGCCCGGCCCGTTGGCGCCCCACACGTACGGCTTGCCGACCGCGGACTGCGCGGCGGCCACGGCGGCGGCCGCCCGGCCCGAGGGCGCCACGGCACCGGTGAGGTCGGGCAGCTCGTCGCGGCCCGAGCGGGAGGCCCGGTCGTACGCGGCGCGCTCGTCGGACGGCAGGGAGTTGAGCAGTGCGCGCGCCCGGGCGAGCTTCCTCTCCACGGTCCGCTTGTGGGAGGCGACAGCCTTGCGGCTCGTCTCCAGGTCGGCGAGCTTGCGGGCCGCCTCGGTGCGGTCCTGGGCGAGTTCGCGCATGGCCTCCTGGAGGTCCTTGAGCTCACCTGCCTGGCGGGCGTTGATCCGGTCGAGGACGGCGGCCTTGTCGAGGTAGTCGTCCGGGTCGTCGGAGAACAGCAGCGCGAGGGACGGGTCGAGTCCGCCGGAGCGGTACTGCGCCCCGGCCAGCGAACCGAGCGACTCCCGCATGGAGTTGATGCGCTCCTGCTGCCGGGCGATACCGTCCTGAGCGGTGCCGACCTCCTCGCGCAGCGAGTCGGCGCGCTCGTCGGCCTTGTTGTAGGCCTCGGTGGCCTGCTCGGCCTGCTCGTAGAGACGGTCCACCTCGGCCCGGGTGCCTTCGGACGGGGCGGCGTGCGCCGGTACGGCACCGAGCGCGGCGGCCGCCGCGGACAGTGCGCACAGGGCGACACCGGCGCCCCGGTTGAACCCGGACGTCTGGACAAGGCGGCGATGGGACCCCACGGAGGCCGCGCTCCTTCCATTGGCGGACGAGAACGCGGCAGACAGTAGCCCCGGGAACGGGGCCCGGCCAAAGACCTCAAGAGGTGCATAACGTGACGCCCCGCCTCAGACGCAGGTCATGGGCGGGGCGTGGAGTCAGATGAGGTTGTCGCGATTCGCCCGAACGGGGGTCGGGCCGTGGTGTGTCAGATCCGCACGCCGAACTGGAACGGCATGTTGTTGATCGACTCGTAGCGCACGACGGTGCCGGTGCGCGGGGCGTGGATGACCTGGCCGTTGCCCGCGTACAGGGCGACGTGGTGCAGGTCGCCGTAGAAGATGACCAGGTCGCCGACCTTGAGGTCGCTCATGCTGTAGATGCGCGTGCCGGCGTTGGCCTGGGCCTGGGAGGTGCGCGGGATGGTGATGCCGGCCTGGGCGTAGGCCCAGGAGGTCAGACCCGAGCAGTCGTAGGAGGCGGTGCCGGTGGCGCCGTAGACGTACGGCTTGCCGAGCTGGGTCTGGGCGGCGTTGAAGGCCGCCTGGGCCCGGGCGGAGGACGCGGGGGCGTCACCGAGGTCCACGCGCTCGGTGGCGGAGCGGCTGGCGCGGGAGTCGGCGGCGGCGAGC
This is a stretch of genomic DNA from Streptomyces sp. NBC_00285. It encodes these proteins:
- a CDS encoding C40 family peptidase yields the protein MGSHRRLVQTSGFNRGAGVALCALSAAAAALGAVPAHAAPSEGTRAEVDRLYEQAEQATEAYNKADERADSLREEVGTAQDGIARQQERINSMRESLGSLAGAQYRSGGLDPSLALLFSDDPDDYLDKAAVLDRINARQAGELKDLQEAMRELAQDRTEAARKLADLETSRKAVASHKRTVERKLARARALLNSLPSDERAAYDRASRSGRDELPDLTGAVAPSGRAAAAVAAAQSAVGKPYVWGANGPGAFDCSGLMQWSYAQAGVSLPRTSQAQRYAGRQVPLSEARPGDLVTYRGDASHVGMYVGNGQVVHAPYPGAPVRYDPVGMMPGATVTRP